One part of the Phoenix dactylifera cultivar Barhee BC4 chromosome 4, palm_55x_up_171113_PBpolish2nd_filt_p, whole genome shotgun sequence genome encodes these proteins:
- the LOC103709977 gene encoding LOW QUALITY PROTEIN: calcium/calmodulin-regulated receptor-like kinase 1 (The sequence of the model RefSeq protein was modified relative to this genomic sequence to represent the inferred CDS: inserted 1 base in 1 codon; deleted 1 base in 1 codon): MNGKHLRMILGLIVGLFTGVVLAIGYLLCIKFRRRHLETGNTSSPKVASVAIIANAVDASVVLSDSTIDQRSPKVAQVNCTSXFLDGPNKKNDISFPGIQKFAFRDLQKATSNFTTVIGQGAFGNVYKAHMSTWVTVAVKVLSANSKQGENQFHNEVMLLGRLHHRNLVNLLGYCADKGQHMLVYVYMSNGSVASQLYGEKHGPLSWDLRVNIALDVARGVEYLHDGAVPPVVHCDIKSSNVLLDQFMRARVADFGLSREAVFSCHTSNVKGTFGYLDPDYVSSRTFTKKSDVYSFGVLLFEMIAGRKPQQGLMEYVELAAINAEGRVGWEELVDSRLAGVYDAREVNGMAALAYKCVSRDSRKRPPMSYVVQALSCIVKARPSKRHHERKLLLTKVENESIDQELPYVRTSFSGLHWDESIGSSAGLPDA; encoded by the exons ATGAACGGGAAACATCTGAGAATGATCTTAGGGCTAATTGTTGGTTTATTTACCGGGGTGGTTTTGGCTATAGGTTATCTACTCTGCATTAAGTTTCGAAGGAGGCATTTGGAGACTGGGAACACCAGTTCACCGAAAGTAGCATCCGTAGCGATCATTGCTAATGCTGTTGATGCCTCTGTAGTACTCTCAGATTCAACTATTGATCAGCGATCTCCCAAAGTCGCTCAAGTAAATTGCACAT TGTTTCTGGATGGACCTAATAAGAAGAATGATATCTCATTTCCTGGAATACAGAAGTTTGCTTTCAG GGATCTGCAGAAAGCAACTAGCAATTTTACAACTGTGATAGGTCAGGGTGCATTTGGTAATGTTTATAAGGCTCATATGTCTACT TGGGTGACGGTTGCTGTTAAAGTGCTTTCTGCCAATTCTAAGCAAGGGGAGAACCAGTTTCATaatgag GTCATGCTACTTGGTAGATTGCATCATAGAAACCTTGTAAATTTGCTGGGATACTGTGCAGATAAAGGCCAGCATATGCTAGTTTACGTCTACATGAGTAATGGTAGTGTTGCTTCTCAATTATATG GTGAGAAACATGGACCATTAAGCTGGGACTTGAGGGTTAATATAGCTCTAGATGTTGCAAGAGGCGTGGAGTATCTTCATGATGGA GCTGTTCCACCCGTAGTGCATTGCGACATCAAGTCTTCTAATGTACTATTGGATCAGTTCATGAGAGCTAGA GTTGCGGATTTTGGGCTATCCAGAGAAGCGGTGTTTAGCTGCCACACGTCTAATGTCAAGGGAACTTTTGGCTATCTTGATCCTGATTACGTATCATCAAGAACTTTCACCAAGAAAAGTGACGTCTACAGCTTCGGTGTCCTGCTTTTTGAAATGATTGCAGGCAGGAAGCCACAACAGGGCCTTATGGAGTATGTCGAGCTT GCAGCAATAAATGCTGAGGGAAGAGTTGGCTGGGAAGAATTGGTGGATTCTCGGCTAGCTGGAGTGTATGATGCGCGAGAGGTAAATGGCATGGCAGCACTTGCATACAAATGCGTCAGCCGAGACTCCAGAAAACGGCCTCCCATGAGTTACGTAGTTCAGGCTCTGTCGTGTATTGTGAAGGCAAGACCTAGCAAAAGGCATCATGAAAGGAAGCTCCTGCTGACCAAAGTAGAGAACGAGTCCATAGACCAAGAACTGCCCTACGTTCGGACTTCTTTCTCCGGGCTGCATTGGGATGAGTCCATTGGTAGCTCAGCTGGCCTGCCAGATGCTTAA
- the LOC103696316 gene encoding chitin-inducible gibberellin-responsive protein 1-like, with protein sequence MDSHQLFKYEFPSPITPAYTEWALGSIKFGTGNSPNSPLSSQFESVQSNSQEQHSSTESISGVSPSQYSPLETGSSFRQTHIHLAESVQVPSNSSYAVSSQSMRHALQEIETVLMAPDTDEATTSTNLESDENKLLQLTKQRSRTWRHESCMEPPAVVQPQYISGRYPKPNHEVRPEKRLREMREFPESDVKQLLISCAEALSENKINEFEMLVQEARDYVSITGGPIQRLGAYMLEGLVARHESSGTNIYRTLGCREPESKELLSYMRILYDICPYFKFGYMAANGAIAEALRHEDRIHIIDFQISQGTQWITLIQALAARPAGPPHVRITGIDDPVSAYARGDGLQLVGKMLSDMSKNFNIPLEFNGLPVYGPQVTREMLDIRPGEALAVNFTLQLHHTPDESVDVNNPRDGLLRMVKGLSPKVTTLVEQESNTNTTPFLMRFLETLDYYSAMFESIDVTLPRDNKERIHVEQHCLAKDIVNIIACEGKERVERHELLGKWRSRLTMAGFKPYPLSSYVNSVIKTLLGYYSDKYTLVEKDGAMLLGWKNRNLISASAWY encoded by the coding sequence ATGGACTCGcatcagcttttcaaatatgaattTCCTTCTCCAATAACTCCAGCGTACACTGAATGGGCGTTAGGTTCCATTAAATTTGGTACAGGCAACTCGCCTAATTCTCCTCTTTCCAGCCAGTTCGAATCTGTACAGAGCAACAGTCAGGAGCAGCATAGCTCCACAGAGAGCATCTCAGGGGTCAGCCCTTCCCAGTATTCACCACTAGAAACCGGCAGCTCATTCAGGCAAACCCATATTCATCTTGCAGAGAGTGTCCAGGTACCATCTAATTCATCTTATGCAGTTTCTAGTCAAAGCATGAGGCATGCTTTACAAGAGATTGAGACTGTTCTTATGGCTCCTGACACTGATGAGGCAACAACTAGTACCAATCTGGAGTCTGATGAAAACAAACTGCTTCAGCTCACAAAGCAGCGATCAAGGACTTGGAGACATGAGTCTTGCATGGAACCTCCTGCTGTTGTCCAGCCCCAGTATATTTCTGGCAGATATCCAAAGCCAAACCATGAAGTCCGTCCAGAGAAACGTCTGAGAGAGATGAGGGAATTTCCAGAGAGTGATGTGAAACAGTTGCTTATCAGCTGTGCTGAAGCGTTGTCCGAGAACAAGATAAATGAATTTGAAATGTTGGTCCAGGAAGCCCGTGATTATGTCTCCATTACTGGAGGACCTATCCAACGTCTGGGTGCTTACATGCTAGAAGGCTTGGTGGCAAGGCATGAGTCTTCTGGCACCAACATCTACCGTACCCTGGGGTGCCGGGAGCCTGAAAGCAAGGAACTTCTTTCCTACATGCGGATCTTGTATGATATCTGCCCTTACTTCAAATTTGGTTACATGGCAGCGAATGGAGCAATTGCTGAAGCACTGAGGCATGAGGACAGGATCCACATTATAGACTTTCAAATTTCTCAAGGGACTCAGTGGATCACTCTAATACAGGCATTAGCTGCTAGGCCTGCTGGTCCTCCACATGTTCGGATCACAGGGATCGATGATCCAGTGTCAGCATATGCCCGAGGAGATGGTTTGCAGCTTGTTGGGAAGATGCTATCTGATATGTCCAAGAACTTCAACATCCCTTTGGAGTTCAATGGCCTTCCTGTCTATGGGCCGCAGGTCACAAGAGAGATGCTAGACATCCGACCAGGCGAAGCACTTGCCGTGAATTTTACTCTTCAGCTCCACCACACCCCTGATGAAAGCGTTGATGTGAATAACCCCAGGGATGGGTTGCTCAGGATGGTGAAGGGCTTGTCACCAAAAGTGACTACTTTGGTGGAGCAAGAGTCCAACACCAACACAACCCCATTCTTGATGAGATTCTTGGAGACACTGGATTACTACTCTGCAATGTTTGAATCAATTGATGTAACGCTGCCAAGGGATAACAAAGAGAGGATACATGTGGAGCAGCACTGTCTGGCAAAGGACATAGTGAATATCATTGCATGCGAAGGGAAGGAGAGGGTGGAGAGACATGAGCTGCTTGGGAAGTGGAGATCCAGGCTGACCATGGCAGGATTCAAGCCTTACCCACTTAGCTCTTATGTGAATTCTGTGATAAAGACTTTGCTGGGATATTACAGTGATAAGTATACATTGGTGGAGAAAGATGGTGCGATGTTGCTGGGTTGGAAGAATAGGAACCTGATCTCAGCCTCTGCGTGGTACTGA